Part of the Candidatus Saccharibacteria bacterium genome, AAACTGCATAAAGTCTACCCCTTTACCTGGAATGGTATGGGCTAGCACTACAACCGGCTTTTCGACTATAGCTTTTGCCATATTGCAAGCCGCGACAATGTCTTCAATATTGTGGCCATCGACTTCTAGTACATGCCAACCAAACGCCTGCCACTTGGCTTTTAAATCTTCAAGTGGCATAACTTCTTCGGTTAGTCCGTCGATTTGAATGTTGTTACGGTCAACTATTACCGTAAGGTTATATAAGTGGTATTTTGCAGCCAGCATAATGCCTTCCCAAATCACCCCTTCGTTAAGCTCGCCGTCACCTGTTAAGCAATAAACATACCGGCCGTGTTCACCACGGAGCTTTTGATCAAGGGCGAAGCCAACAGCCTGTCCAAGGCCATTTCCAAGCGGACCGCTGGTGTTTTCAATGCCAGGTAGTTTGGTGCGTTCTGGGTGCCCTTGCAAACGACTACCAAATTTACGCAGTGTTGCGAGTTCTTTTTTAGGAAAATAACCTGCGTGTGCCAAAGTCGTATACAAAACTGGTGCAATGTGACCGTTAGACAGAAATACTGCGTCACGCTCAGCCCAATCAGGGTCTTTAGGATTGTGGTTTAAAACCTCAAAATAAAGAGCCGTAAAAACATCGGCCATGCCTAATGGGCCCGCCACGTGTCCACTACCGGCTTCCTCGAGCATTTTTATGATATCTTGACGAATAGCATTCGCCTTTTTTTCAAGCTGTTTTGTTGTCACAAAATTTTATTCCGCTAATGCTACAAGTGTAGCATACGCTGACTGTGGATTTTTAGCTTTCTGAACAGCGCTACCAACATTAATAAACTCAATGTTTCGAGACACTAATTTAGCTATATTATGCTCATTTGCACCACCGTCCCAACCAAGGGTCAGCTCTGGGTTCATGGCTCGCAGTGTTTCAACCTTGTCAAGTTGACTAAGATCAGCTTCGCCGCCGTAACTACCAAGTTTACCGCCAAATATTAAACAACCATCGGCTATAGCCAGTTCTGGAACATCATCAGGACGAGTCTCTGGTAATAGCGCCACATGAACAGCAATGTCCATGCTCTGTAGTTCTGTGAAGCTTTCTGAAAAACTACTACTTTCAGCATGTAAAATAATTACGTCTGGTTGTTTGGCTACGAGGGTTTCAATATGTTCTGCTGGATTATCGACCATTAAATGAATATGCACCTTAGAAGATTCTGGCCAATGCGCTTGAACAAGATTTATTGACTTTGGTTTTGCAAATTTGCCGTCCATAACATCGATATGCAAAATCGGAGCAAACGATAATACATCCACCAACCGATTGTATTCTTGAATATCTGTCGCAAGTACTGTGGGAATAATTTCAGCCACAAGCAACTCCGTTGCTACGACTGTAGAATAGAGAATAGAGAGTAGAGAGTACTAAAATCATACAAAAAGTATAACAGTATTGAAGATTCTTTAATGCAGAAGCCTAGCAGCAACACTTGAATTAAACTCAGGACTAACCTTAGTACCGAGCTGAGAATGAGAAGTTCGTACTGGAGTGCAATGCAAGAAAGTGCCGAAGCGAGGAGTAAGTCGAATAAGCAAGCACCACAAGATATAAATAGGCCACTTTATTAACGAGCTGCGAACTGCAAAATACGATCTGCTATTTAGAGCGGAAAGTAGCTCTCTAGCTTATCAAGCCGCCTCGCATGGCGCGGCTCTTCTGGGCCTTTGTAGTCTGCGTTGAGCCAGGCTTCTACAATCTTTATATTATTTGCCTCAGATATAAAATCGCCCGACAAACAAACAGCGTTTGAGTTCTCATGCTGACGAACTTTCTTAGCCTCTTCAACACTCCACGCAAGCCCTGCTCGAATGCCAGGATTCCTATTTAGCGCCATGCACATGCCTTGTGCACTGCGGCAAATAGCAATACCCCAACCGTAATCGTCAGAACGCAACATACGCACTAATTTTAGCGCGTAGTCTGGGTAGTCGTCTTGAGGGTCTTTAACCTGCGGACCAACGTCCTCAACTTTATGACCCTGCTCGACTAAGTAGTTTTTAAGCTTTTCTTTTAGATCAAACCCACCGTGATCACTTGTCAGGTAGATAGTTCGTTTCATTATCGTTGTTCTTGCACTCGAATTCTAACAGGTGCAAATTGTTTGAAAATGCTTCGTACGATAGCTGTTGTTGAGTCTTTTTGGTAGCTCATTTGCAATTCCTTCTCTGCCATTATTTTTTCTCCTTTTTTATTTTTGTTTTTTGGATTTACATAATTAACGATACAGAACATTGCATAGTAGATGCAAATTCATTTGATTGTAAATATTGCTACGCTAGTACTTTTCCAATGTCAGCTACAAGTTCAACCAGTCGGTTACTGTAACCCCATTCGTTGTCATACCACGCAACGACTTTAACCATATTGCCGCCAACAACTTTGGTGTGACTTAGGTCTACGGTCGAACTGTGACTGTCTCCAACAAAATCGCTTGAAACAAGCGGCTCTTCTGTTACTGCTAAGATTCCTTGGTAAATCGGCATTGCCGCGGCTTCTTTAAAGGCACTGTTAACCTCTTCGACCGTTACATCTCGTTTTAACAAGAAAGTAAAGTCACTAACAGACCCAACCATAGTTGGCACGCGAAACGCCATTCCATCAAATATACCTTTGTAATTTTCTAGCACTTCGCCAGTGGCGATCGCTGCACCAGTACTGGTAGGAATAATATTCTGGGCTGCTGCACGAGCACGACGCATATCACCGTGTGGTGCATCTTGCAGTCGTTGGTCGGCAGTGTAGCTGTGTATGGTTGTCATCATAGCCTTTTCAACCCCAAAGTTAGCCTCCATGACAGCTGCCGGTGGAACTATACAGTTAGTAGTGCATGATCCGTTCGAAAACACTTGGTTGTCGTCGTCAACAAGTTTGTCGTCGTTTACTCCCAGCACATATGTCGATGAACCTTCGCTCTTGGCCGGGGCAGATATTACTACTCGCTTAGCGCCAGCCGTAACATGTTTTTTAGCGTCTTCAGTCTTAACAAATCGACCAGTCGATTCGATTACCACGTCAACATTCATGTCTCCCCACGGGAGTTTCTCTGGATCGGGTTCGTTTAAGACTTTAATCTCATGGCCGTCAACTACTATGCCGTTTTCGCTGGCTTCCACATCATGTGCGTAACGCCCGTACGCTGTATCGTACTTCAGTAGGTGTGCCAAAGTTGGGTTGTCGGTTAAGTCATTAAGTGCAACTATTTCAATATCTTTACGTTCAAACGCTACTTTAAAAGCGTTCCGGCCGATTCTTCCAAATCCGTTGATTGCTACTTTTAATGCCATGTATCACCCTTCTAAAAATCTATTACTAGTGAAATAGTATAGAAATCACCACTGTCGTGCAAACTGTTTATGCTTTAGGCAGTTTGCACTACATCGCTAATGACGTCACTGGTTAGTCCGTCAATAACTAACCGCGCTCGGCCTTCAAATATATGTCCTGTTTCTACTAAACTAACATCCGCAACGGCACGTCCGCCCTCATCGAGCCCAACAGCTTCAGTTGTAAATTGCACCGGTAGAGTTGGCTCTACCCAGCCGTGCTGCATCCATTCTTTTTCATCAGCATTGGCAAGTGTTACGGCTCCAATAAACTGACTAGCTTTTGCGATTCTTGTTTGCCCAACCCACTCCTGTGCAGCGAAGGCAGTTTTGACCTCTCGATGATGCTTCAAATCGACTCTCACGCCTGGTTCAAGAAGCCCAACTACTATTGGTCTATCACTGTTGCCTTCAGGCAAAATGTCTTTCATCTTTACGTCCAGCATAAGCAAGCGCTCACTGGGACGAATTTGCGGAGACCGTACTTCAACTGGCCCATACGGCTTATCAAAATACATTCGATCAAACCGCCTACCGACGCTATACCTGACTCCGGCACGTTGTCCGTATCGCATTCCAAGGTTAGGAGAAAAAGCAAGCGCCAATGACAAGTGACGCAATACCTCCGTATGGTCTATGATGCCGCCATACGCCACTCGCCTCATGCGCGTCAGCTCAGTCTTGCTCGCATTATCTTTTTGTGCAGTTTTATATAACTGGAATTTTTCAATTCCTTGTAAAACTTTTTCTATATTACTAAAATTACTCATCTGCTTTTTAGTGTATCACTCCATGACTTCAAGCTCGACACCACTATCAAACAAGCTCAAGAGAAAAATGCCATGTTCTTTTTGAACTGCAACGCTCAAAGTCAATGGCGATCGGACAATATCGGCCGTCTCTACTTGCGTAACCAATAGGTCTTCAATAACTGCAACAACAGTACAAGCTTTTAATTCCCCGGCCTCAAGTACAACGCTATAGGCATCTAATGCACGCTGTCGTAACTGATAACTTTCCCCAGGCTCACAACCACTCCCTAGGGCTTCATTTAATATATTTACTTGCTTAACAAATTCACCAACAGCGCATTCACTCACTTACAAGATAAAATTTCTAGCCAACACCCCTATAGTTTGTGATTCCTTCAGCTCACCGTTCTTTATTAGTTGGGCAACTTCACTCCAATTAAATTCCTTTATTTCGTGAATTATCTCCCCTTCTTCTCGCGCATGCTGGTTTGTTAACTCCCAGTTATGTGAAGTCATATAGTACAGGTCGCGTTCAAATGTAGCAGTCATAATTACTTTTTCTAGAAATTCAGGATTATCGTTAACAATAATCCCAGCCTCTTCTTGGGCCTCTTGCATTGATTTCTTTTGTGCCATATCAATAAGATCCTTGCCAGCTTCTAGGTATTCCATCCATGGCTTTGCGAAGTCAAACATTTTACCTCCAGGCAATCGCCAGTCCGTAGACTTCATTTCGCGTCGGTACTCAGACTGTAAAATAACCTTAGAGCTATCGCGGTTCAGGCACAATAACCGCACACCGGGTGGACGTCTTACACGCTCCCATTGCTTACCGTTCACATCCGCATATTCAAACACGAATAATTGTGAACCAGCTATGGGTGTTTGCTGCCAATCAGGCTTTATCATTTATGATTATCCCTGCTTGTTCCAGCGTTCAATACACTCATTAATTACGCCGATCGCAGCTTCAGTATCACCAAAGCCCAATACTTCAGTTGTGCCAGGCTTTTTAAGGTCTTTGTAGTGATTAAAATGGTGCTCTATTTGTTGCTTCCAAGCATTGCCAAGCTCGTCAACAGTGTTGATCGAGCCATAATGTCGGTCATCTTCCGGTACACAAATAACTTTATGATCCATCTCGCCACCATCGTCAAAATTAAGTACGCCAATTACTTTTGCTTTGGTAAAAACGCCAGTTGGAATTGGTTCAGACGTTACAACTAAGGTATCGAGCTCATCGCCGTCTTCGTCGAGTGTCTGCGGGATAAAACCATAATTAACTGGTTTTGCAAAAATTCCCGGTTCGACTCGATCGAGCTCAAAACACGCTAAATTGCGGTTCCATTCAATTTTTAGCATGCTGCCTTTAGGGATTTCGATAACTGTATTAATCGATCCGCTCGCTACATCGTCACCTGGTGTAAGAATTTGATTAAAATCTGGCACATTTCCTCCTATAAATAGTTCTTGGATAGTATAGCAAATTACGTTCTGGATTTAGGCCTGCTCGCTATAGCCGGCAAATTATACACTTTTTGACGATCATAAAAGTTTGTATAGTTCGCCCGCGGCTATTCAATTACTCTAACAACGCCGCGCATTGTAAATGGATGTGGTTCGCAAAAATAAACGTACTCGCCGCTTTCTTCAAACGTATAGCTAAAGCTTTCGCTATTTGCTAATAGGTCGCTATTAAGCCCTTGGGTTAAGCTATTGCTCCAAGAAACGATATTATGCCTAACATCACCAGTATTCGTCCATGTGACTGTTGTGCCTTTGCTTATAGTCAGCAGCGTTGGCTCAAAATAAAACTCACCAATGCTAACAGCAACGCTCGGTTGACCTACTGCATCAACCTCGCCATTATTGCCTGCTTCACTTAAATATGTTTGAGTGGCCTGGCTTAATTCGTTCAGAGCACTAGATTGTTCTGTGCTAGCATCCTGTTGTCTTCTGTCAGAATTATTTATCGTAAAAAATATTATGGCCGAACCGGCTATAACAAGACTAAGCCCGAAAAATAATTTATTCATAAGTATATAGTTCTTTCTTATTAAAAAATCCGACCTACCAGTGGCGGGTCGGATTTTATCTATAAACTCAAATTTATAGGTTTTGCTGTTCTGCTATTGCACCAGCCAGCGCGTCAGCGATTTCGCCCATTTGGTCATAGGCTGCAGCCTCGTTGGCAAAGTAGCCTTCAATGTCGCCTGCAGCTAGTGAATCAACTGCAGCTACAACTAAGTCTCTGTGGCCGACAAGCAATGATTTAACTGTTTCCGGTGGTAGATCCAAGCCAGCTGTTTCGGTAAAGAAAGCTGTAGCCTGCTCGCCGTATCCAGCCAGGTCGTCCAAGGTCTGTTGCTGAACGTCTTCGTCTCCGTCTAGTACACCTTGCGTATAGCTAA contains:
- a CDS encoding transketolase; this translates as MTTKQLEKKANAIRQDIIKMLEEAGSGHVAGPLGMADVFTALYFEVLNHNPKDPDWAERDAVFLSNGHIAPVLYTTLAHAGYFPKKELATLRKFGSRLQGHPERTKLPGIENTSGPLGNGLGQAVGFALDQKLRGEHGRYVYCLTGDGELNEGVIWEGIMLAAKYHLYNLTVIVDRNNIQIDGLTEEVMPLEDLKAKWQAFGWHVLEVDGHNIEDIVAACNMAKAIVEKPVVVLAHTIPGKGVDFMQFDHHWHGYFVDSEKGPKAQSAAKEALNQLRSMNGKIEGEHK
- a CDS encoding inorganic diphosphatase, whose protein sequence is MPDFNQILTPGDDVASGSINTVIEIPKGSMLKIEWNRNLACFELDRVEPGIFAKPVNYGFIPQTLDEDGDELDTLVVTSEPIPTGVFTKAKVIGVLNFDDGGEMDHKVICVPEDDRHYGSINTVDELGNAWKQQIEHHFNHYKDLKKPGTTEVLGFGDTEAAIGVINECIERWNKQG
- the gap gene encoding type I glyceraldehyde-3-phosphate dehydrogenase — translated: MALKVAINGFGRIGRNAFKVAFERKDIEIVALNDLTDNPTLAHLLKYDTAYGRYAHDVEASENGIVVDGHEIKVLNEPDPEKLPWGDMNVDVVIESTGRFVKTEDAKKHVTAGAKRVVISAPAKSEGSSTYVLGVNDDKLVDDDNQVFSNGSCTTNCIVPPAAVMEANFGVEKAMMTTIHSYTADQRLQDAPHGDMRRARAAAQNIIPTSTGAAIATGEVLENYKGIFDGMAFRVPTMVGSVSDFTFLLKRDVTVEEVNSAFKEAAAMPIYQGILAVTEEPLVSSDFVGDSHSSTVDLSHTKVVGGNMVKVVAWYDNEWGYSNRLVELVADIGKVLA
- a CDS encoding RpiB/LacA/LacB family sugar-phosphate isomerase gives rise to the protein MKRTIYLTSDHGGFDLKEKLKNYLVEQGHKVEDVGPQVKDPQDDYPDYALKLVRMLRSDDYGWGIAICRSAQGMCMALNRNPGIRAGLAWSVEEAKKVRQHENSNAVCLSGDFISEANNIKIVEAWLNADYKGPEEPRHARRLDKLESYFPL
- a CDS encoding NUDIX hydrolase, with protein sequence MIKPDWQQTPIAGSQLFVFEYADVNGKQWERVRRPPGVRLLCLNRDSSKVILQSEYRREMKSTDWRLPGGKMFDFAKPWMEYLEAGKDLIDMAQKKSMQEAQEEAGIIVNDNPEFLEKVIMTATFERDLYYMTSHNWELTNQHAREEGEIIHEIKEFNWSEVAQLIKNGELKESQTIGVLARNFIL